The following are from one region of the Salmo trutta chromosome 20, fSalTru1.1, whole genome shotgun sequence genome:
- the LOC115155675 gene encoding LON peptidase N-terminal domain and RING finger protein 2, producing METGIQAHQFVHALSSPGAAGICTEMLEVAAEATRAGDYDLAAEIYSSQLVDLQHPDRGICLLKADALAQAGRIAEALDSYCTAANIGELRPDELQLLVVNIARTLREKELNIQGKATSCHKSGNGDDGVGGDTEAFEDEPLDLFSCRLCRCLLSEPTTLECGHTFCKHCLEKETVKDCIQCKHKLNKKDVQILPIGLRVNVILSSLLDKWFDSESKARRHWIEGEVSQKKHDYSDALEKYNKALELAPSVGRLLGQRAELHLESKNYSQAIQDAESLCRLNPLWPKAHYIKASALRKANRNDEALKEYFMCVALKPDWMMVKLEAQKVLSELFSSVFEKDGQPTPIHPLQGGPSTRLLKPPALYGSLNPFTTPQRPGCTSQDLEFRVSKSSLCDGPSDSKHPLSPSSEAEKPLLEDAKSLASVLAAQPAPPGSLKRRHSGEGLAFSPPSKLLRPDEACSSSHLPVASLWGRTVSSDLLDSRDMECSLCMRLFFEPVSTPCGHTFCLKCLERCLDHNPNCPLCKENLSEYLATRGFNKTLLMEEVLQRYLGDELAERKKIHEEEMKELANLNQEVPIFVCTMAFPTIPCPLHIFEPRYRLMIRRSMETGTKQFGMCIADELKGFADYGCMLEVRDVKFFPDGRSVVDTIGVSRFKVLSHGQRDGYNTAKIEYLEDKKVEGQELVELQKLYVSVYDQASGWFTSLKDNMKSQIISHFGHLPGKDPDPQGNPSGPAWAWWLLAVLPLDNRAQLTILAMPSLKDRLIAIRRVLIFVTRKRPR from the exons ATGGAGACGGGAATCCAAGCTCATCAGTTTGTCCACGCGTTATCCAGCCCCGGAGCAGCGGGTATATGCACTGAAATGCTCGAGGTGGCAGCGGAAGCAACCCGGGCAGGTGACTACGACCTTGCCGCGGAAATCTATAGCTCTCAGCTGGTGGACCTCCAGCATCCAGACCGGGGCATCTGTTTGCTGAAAGCTGACGCTCTTGCCCAGGCCGGGCGGATAGCGGAGGCGCTTGACTCGTACTGCACCGCGGCCAACATTGGCGAACTTCGGCCGGACGAATTGCAGCTTTTGGTTGTAAACATAGCACGGACTCTTCGCGAGAAGGAGCTAAACATTCAAGGGAAGGCAACGAGTTGTCATAAAAGTGGGAATGGAGACGATGGTGTTGGGGGCGATACAGAGGCATTTGAGGACGAACCCCTGGACTTGTTTTCGTGCCGCCTTTGTAGGTGTTTACTGTCCGAACCAACCACCTTGGAGTGCGGCCATACGTTTTGCAAACATTGTTTAGAAAAAGAAACTGTCAAAGACTGCATACAATGcaaacataaactgaacaaaaaagACGTACAGATCCTACCCATTGGGCTTAGAGTAAATGTCATCCTCAGTAGTTTGTTGGATAAATGGTTCGACTCTGAAAGTAAAGCCAGGAGGCATTGGATAGAAGGTGAGGTCTCACAGAAGAAGCACGACTACTCAGATGCTTTGGAGAAGTACAACAAAGCCTTAGAACTGG CGCCATCTGTAGGTCGGCTACTGGGACAGCGTGCTGAGCTGCACTTAGAGAGTAAGAACTACAGCCAGGCCATCCAGGATGCAGAGAGCCTGTGTAGACTCAACCCTCTCTGGCCAAAG GCCCACTACATCAAGGCCTCAGCCCTGAGAAAAGCCAACCGCAACGATGAGGCCTTAAAGGAGTACTTCATGTGTGTGGCACTGAAACCTGATTGGATGATGGTGAAGCTGGAAGCCCAGAAG GTGCTTAGTGAGCTGTTCTCGTCAGTGTTTGAGAAGGATGGTCAGCCCACTCCCATACATCCTCTACAGGGTGGTCCCTCCACTCGCCTCCTCAAGCCCCCTGCCCTGTACGGCTCTCTAAACCCCTTCACCACGCCACAGAGGCCTGGCTGCACCTCACAG GACTTAGAGTTCAGAGTGAGTAAGAGTTCTTTGTGCGATGGTCCCTCAGACTCCAAACATCCCCTGTCCCCCAGCAGTGAAGCTGAGAAGCCCTTGCTAGAAGACGCCAAGAGCCTGGCCAGTGTCCTGGCTGCCCAGCCTGCCCCCCCAGGCAGCCTCAAGAGACGACACAGTGGGGAAGGCCTAGCCTTCAGCCCTCCCTCCAAACTTCTCAGACCAGATGAAGcctgctcctcctctcaccttcctGTTGCTTCCCTCTGGGGAAGGACGGTGTCCTCAGACCTGCTCGACAGTAGAGATATGGAGTGCTCCCTCTGTATGAG GCTGTTCTTTGAGCCTGTTTCCACCCCCTGTGGACACACCTTCTGCCTCAAGTGTCTAGAGCGCTGTCTGGACCACAACCCCAACTGCCCTCTCTGCAAAGAGAACCTCTCcgag TATCTGGCCACTAGAGGGTTCAACAAGACCCTGCTGATGGAGGAAGTGCTGCAGCGTTACCTGGGAGATGAGCTGGCGGAGAGGAAGAAgatccacgaggaggagatgaagGAACTGGCAAA CTTAAACCAGGAAGTGCCGATCTTTGTGTGCACCATGGCCTTCCCCACCATCCCCTGTCCACTGCACATCTTCGAACCGCGCTACCGCCTCATGATCCGCCGCTCCATGGAGACCGGCACCAAACAGTTTGGCATGTGCATCGCTGACGAGTTGAAGGGTTTTGCTGATTACGGCTGCATGCTGGAGGTCCGGGACGTCAAGTTTTTTCCTGACGGGAGGTCTGTGGTCGACACCATCGGTGTGTCCCGCTTCAAAGTACTGAGCCACGGCCAGAGAGACGGATACAACACGGCCAAGATCGAGTACCTGGAGGATAAGAAG GTGGAGGGCCAGGAGTTAGTGGAGCTGCAGAAGCTTTATGTCTCTGTGTATGACCAGGCCAGCGGCTGGTTCACCTCCCTTAAAGACAACATGAAGAGCCAGATAATCAGCCACTTTGGACACCTACCCGGGAAGGACCCTGACCCACAG ggTAATCCCAGTGGTCCAGCGTGGGCTTGGTGGCTGTTGGCTGTGCTGCCTCTTGACAACCGTGCCCAGCTCACCATCCTGGCCATGCCCTCCCTCAAGGACCGCCTCATTGCCATCCGCAGGGTCCTGATCTTCGTCACGCGCAAGAGACCACGATGA